The sequence CCGGCCCTCCGGCGGCGGTTTCCGCCGGGACGACCGTGACCGTGACAGGAGCGGCTCCGGTGGTGGGTTCCGCCGTGACGACAGCCGCGGTGGTGGCTTCCGTCGGGACGACAACCGGGGCGGTGGCTTCCGCCGCGAGGACCGCGGTGGATACCGTGGTGGTCAGCGCGATGACCGGGACCGCGGAGGTTTCCGGGGACGCGACGACCGTGACCGGGACCGGGAGCCGATCAAGCGGCTGCCGATTCCGGAGGACGTCACGGGCGACGAGATCGACAAGGACGTGCGCCAGGAGCTCATGAGCCTGCCGAAGACCCTCGCCGAGGATGTCGCGCGCAACCTCGTGATGGTGGCCCGGCTGATCGACGAGGACCCGGAGGAGGCGTACGGGTACTCCCGGATCGCCCTTCGGCTCGCCTCCCGCGTCGCCGCCGTCCGTGAGGCGGCCGGGTTCGCGGCGTACGCGACGCAGCGGTACACCGAAGCGCTCGCCGAGTTCCGGGCGGCCCGGCGGATGACCGGGTCCGTCGAGCTGTGGCCCGTCATGGCGGACTGCGAGCGCGGGCTCGGCCGGCCCGAGCGGGCGATGGCCATGGCCGGCGAGCCCGAGGTGCAGAAGCTGGACAAGGCCGGGAAGGTCGAGATGCGGCTCGTGGCCGCCGGCGCCCGACGGGACATGGGCCAGCTCGACGCCGCCATCGTGACGCTCCAGAGCCCCGAGCTGGCGTCCAGCTCCGTGCAGCCGTGGACCGCGCGTCTGCGGTACGCGTACGCGGACGCCCTGCTGGAAGCCGGGCGCGAGGACGAGGCGCGGGAGTGGTTCGGGAAGGCGCTGGAGGCCGACAAGGACGGCTCCACGGACGCGTCGGACCGGCTCGCCGAGCTGGACGGTGTCGAGTTCGTCGACGCCCTCGATGACGAGGATGCGGACGCGGCCGACGAGGCCGAGCCTCGTGACGAGGACGGACCTGCGGACGGTTCCGGCCAGGCCTGATCGCTGAGACGAGAAGCGGGGCGGCACTCCGACCGGAGTGCCGCCCCCGCTTCACTGTCCGGCCGGTGGTCAGTCGAGCGCGAGACTCCGCATGACCAGGCCCGTGGCCGGCTTCGGTCCGAACGACGTCGACTTGCGCGGCATCGTCACGCCCTGGCGGGCCAGGTCCCGGACGACCTCCTCGCGTACGGGATGCATCAGGACCGCCGTGGCGCCGAGGCGTTCCGCCTGCTCGACGGCTGCCGCGGTGTCGTGGATGTAGCCGATGTGTTCGGGTGCGTCGGGGATCCGCCACACCTCGTCGAGCAGTGCGGAGTGCAGGACCGTCGCGTCCAGGGTGCGCCAGGCATGGGGGCGGTCCGCCCGGACGGTGCGGGCCAGCAGGGCCGGATCCGGGCGGTCCACCAGGTGGAAGCCCCCGTCGCCGGCGAGGAGGAACGCATTGCCGGCGGCCGCCGCTTCGGCCAGGACATCGAGGGCCCGGGGGAGCGGCCCGTCGACCCGCTGGAGGCGGAAGTGGCCGGAGAGCGCCTTCAGGGCCCGGGAGAGGGGCAGACCGCGCAGGAGCCGGTGGATGGCGCGGACCTGGAGCGGGTGGCGGGCCGTGTCGACGAGGAGGACTAGGCCGTAGTCCCAGGGGCCCGGGGCGGTCCGTTCCCGCTGGAGCCGGAGGTAGGTCGCCCAGCGGTGGTGGCCGTCCGCGATGAGCGCCTGGTGCCGGGCGAGGTCTGTCTCGATCTCACGCCGGTCCGACGGGTCCGTCACCGCCCACAGCCGGTGCCGGAAGCCGTCCTCCGTCGTCGTGGCGAGCAGCGGTTCCCGCAGCACCGTACGGTCGATCACCGCCCCCGCCCCCGTCTGCCTGTCCCCGTCGCCGCGGTACGTCAGCAGGAGCGGCTCCAGATGGGCCCCTGTCGTACGCATCAGTTCCGCGCGGTCCTCGACGACGTCGTCCATGACGTCCTCGTGGGGCAGCACGATGCCCTCGTCGGCGGGGGAGAGGGCCAGGGCGCCGATCAGGCCGCGCTGGAGGATCTCGTCGTTGCGCTGCTCGTAGACGTACAGCACCGGGTCCGGGTCCGGGGCGATGACCCCCTCGGCCAGCCAGCGGTCCAGCGTGTCGGCCGCCTGCCGGTGCCGGTCCCGGGCCGTGCCGGCCTGGGGGAGGATGAGGCGCACGATGTTGTGCGGATCCGCCGACTCCAGGTGGTGCAGCCCGTCCGGCCGCACGACCACGTCGTACGGGGGCGAGGTCACGGCGGCAAGGCTGCCGACCCGCTCGGGGACGTATCGCAGTCCGCGGAACGGGAACAGCCGCAGCCCCTGGTCGACGGGACCTGAAGTGTTCATCAGGGCATCGTATGTGTGCCTGGGGCATACGCGATGATCGGGGCAGACGCAGAGCGAAGAGGAGCGAGTCATATGAGCCACCAGCAGGACCGCGTTCGGCCGTCGGGGAGCGCCACGGCGCTGAACGAGGCGTACGACACGGCTCTCCTCGACCTCGACGGGGTGGTGTACGCCGGCGGCGAGGCCATCGTCCACGCCGTCGACTCGCTGGCCGCCGCGCGGGCCGGGGGCATGCACCTCGCGTACGTCACCAACAACGCGCTGCGGACGCCGGACGCGGTGGCGGAGCATCTGACGGAGCTGGGGGTGCCCGCCGAACCCTCCGACGTGATCACCTCCGCCCAGGCCGTCGCCCGGCTGGTGGCCGACCAGCTGCCCTCCGGGGCGCGCGTGCTGGCGATCGGTGGCGAGGGCCTGCGGGTCGCGTTGCGGGAGCGCGGTCTGGAGCCGGTGGAGTCGGCGGACGACGACCCGGCCGCCGTGGTCCAGGGGTACGGGGGGCCGGACATGACGTGGGGCCGGTTCGCCGAGGCGAGCTACGCCGTCCGGCGCGGGCTGCCGTGGTTCGCGTCCAACACCGATCTGACCATCCCGGGCGCCCGGGGCATCGCACCCGGCAACGGGGCCGCTGTCGAGGTTGTCCGGATCGCCACCGGGGCCGAGCCGCAGGTGGCGGGAAAGCCGTTGCCGCCGATGCACCGCGAGACCGTGCTGCGGACCGGGGCGCAGCGGCCGATCGTCGTCGGGGACCGGCTGGACACGGACATCGAGGGGGCGTTCAACGGGGGCGTGGACTCACTGCTGGTGCTGACCGGGGTGACCGAAGCGGCCCAGCTCCTCGCCGCTCCGCCGGAGCACCGGCCGACCTATGTGGACCGCGATCTGCGGGGGCTGCTGACCGGGCAGCCCGAGGTGACCCCGGACATGGACGCGTACCGCTGCGGCGGCTGGACGGCCTTGGTGCGCGGGGACGCGTTGGCCCTGGAGGGGGAAGGCGACGCGCTCGACGGGCTGCGGGCGCTCTGCGCGGCGGCCTGGGCGTTCGCAGGTGCGGGTGTGTGCGGGCTGGACGCGGGGAAGGCCCTCGCGAGCCTTCAGCTCTGAACCGCTCTGCCACGCTTGGAGCCGTACCCCTCCGAGTCGTACCCCTCCGAGCCGGGAGCAGCCGCACCGGACCTGCCTGCACCCGGACCCGCCCGCACCGGACGTGCCTGCATCCGACCCGTCCGCATCGGTCCCGCCTGGATCCGCCCCGTCCGAACCGGTCTCGGCTGGGGGCGGTTCGAGGCTCCGGATCACCCCGCCCGCTGCCGCCCGATGTCCCTGCCCCGCGAGGGGGTTGGGCGTCGGGGAGGCCACCGGGACCCGCGGCGCCAGGCGGAGGATAGGTTAACCTAACCTGGTGCTGCCGGTGGTCCGCCCGTGCCCCGCGCCGTACCGCTCCACCTCACCGACTCCGGGAGTACGACCATGCAGCGCCTCACCGCGGAATCGGTGACCCTCGGATACGACCAGCGGGTCATCGCGGAGAACCTCTCGGTCGAGATTCCCGACCACTCCTTCACGGTGATCGTCGGCCCCAACGCCTGCGGCAAGTCCACCCTGCTGCGGGCCCTCGCCCGGATGCTGAAGCCGAGCCGGGGACAGGTGCTGCTGGACGGGCAGACCATCCACCAGCTGCCGGCGAAGAAGGTCGCCCGGACGCTGGGGCTGCTGCCGCAGTCCTCCACCGCCCCCGACGGGATCACCGTCGCCGACCTAGTCGCCCGTGGCCGCTATCCCCACCAGGGGCTCCTGCGGCAGTGGTCGCCGGAGGACGAGCGGGTGGTCGACGAGTCGATGGAGTCCACCGGTGTGGCCGGGCTGGCCGAGCGCCACGTCGACGAGCTGTCCGGCGGGCAGCGCCAGCGGGTCTGGATCGCCATGGCGCTGGCCCAGCAGACGCCGCTGCTGCTGCTCGACGAGCCGACGACGTACCTCGACATCCAGCACCAGATCGACGTACTGGACCTCTGCGCCGAGCTGCACGAGACGCAGGGCCGCACCCTGGTCGCCGTCCTCCATGATCTGAACCACGCCGCGCGGTACGCCACGCATCTCATCGCGATGCGGGACGGGGTGATCGTCGCCGAGGGGGCGCCTTCGGAGGTCGTCGACGCGGAGCTGGTGGAGCGGGTGTTCGGGATGCGGTGCCAGGTGATCGACGATCCGGAGACGGGGACGCCGCTCGTGGTGCCGGCCGCGCGCAAGGCGCGGAAGGTTGCCGCCTGAGAGGCTCGTCCTCCATCGCCGGACGGGCTCGGCCTACAGCAGGGACCGCAGTTTCAGCAGGTCCCGGAAGCCCGCCTCCAGACGTACGCGGCCCGACGCCCACGCCTTCGCGAAGTTCAGGTCGCCGTCCACCAGGGCCACCAGGTCGTCGCCCGTCATCGCGAGCCTGATCTCCGCCTTCTCCCCGGGCGGTCCTTCGACCGTGTCCGCCACCTGGATCCGGCCATCGGCCAGCCGGCCGGTGAACGTGATGTCGAGATCCTTGATGTGGCAGCTCAGCGAGCGGTCGAGGGCAGCCGCGCTGCGCACGTCGCCCTCGGCGGCTGCGAGGTTGTCGGACAGTCTTCTCAGTGCGCTGCGGCACTCCGCCATGGTCGCCATCGTGCTCGACGGTACACCGCCGGGTCGCGGTAGCGTTTCGGCATGAGCGACTGGACGCCGGAAGCGGGGACACCGCCCGTGAGCACGCCCGACGCCCCGGTGGACGGGCAGCCGGCGGACGGTGGGCCCGCCGTGACGGCACCCTCCTTCGAGCCCGCCGGGCCCGCGCCGCTCGGGGTCGTGCGCACCCCCACCGGCCACGGCGCGGTGGACGCCCGGCTGGAGCGGCTCGCCGACGCCGACCACCTCCCTGCGGACGGGCACATCGAGGTGTACGAGGATGTACACCGTGGGCTGCGGGCCGAACTGACCTCGCTGGACTCCCGTCCGGCCGCCGCACCCGGTCCCGTACCCACGCCCACGCCGCGCGCGCACGACACGCAGCACACGCACCGCACGCACGACACGCGTCACGACAACAGGAGCTGAACCGAACGTGGCAGGAGTGGCACGTCGCCGCCTCGACGCCGAGCTGGTACGCCGCAAGCTCGCCCGCTCGCGCGAGCACGCGAGCCAGCTGATCGCCGCGGGGCGCGTCACCGTCGGCCGGACCACCGCGACCAAACCCGCCACCCAGGTCGAGACGGCGGCCGCGATCGTCGTCACCCAGGACGACGGCGACCCGGACTACGTCTCGCGCGGCGGGCACAAGCTGGCCGGGGCGCTCGCCGCCTTCGTGCCGCTCGGACTCGCCGTCGAGGGGCGGCGGGCGCTGGACGCCGGGGCCTCCACCGGCGGGTTCACCGATGTGCTGCTGCGGGCCGGGGTCCGGCAGGTCGTCGCGGTGGACGTCGGCTACGGGCAGCTCGCCTGGTCGTTGCGGTCCGATGAACGGGTCGTCGTCAAGGACCGTACCAACGTACGGGAGTTGACGTTGGAGGACATCGACGGTGAGGCGGTCGACCTGGTGGTGGGAGATCTGTCCTTCATTCCGCTGGGGCTCGTGCTGCCCGCCCTCGCCCGCTGCGCCGCGCCCGACGCGGACCTGGTCCTCATGGTCAAGCCGCAGTTCGAGGTGGGCAAGGAGCGGCTCGGCAGCGGCGGCGTGGTCCGGAGCCCGGAGCTGCGCGCCGAAGCGGTACGGGAAGTGGCGCGGCGTGCCGGGGAGCTCGGGCTCGGCGTGCGCGCGGTGACGGCCAGTCCGCTGCCGGGACCCTCGGGGAACGTCGAGTACTTTCTGTGGCTGCGGGCCGGCGCTCCCGAGCTGGATCCCGCGGATGTCGACCGTGCAGTGGCGGAGGGGCCCCGTTGACGACGAATGTGACGACCGATACGGCACGAACCGTCTTCCTTCTGGCGCACACCGGCCGCCCGGCCGCGATCCGCAGCGCCGAGCTCGTCGTGCAGGGGCTGCTGCGCAACGGCCTCGGCGTACGGGTCTCCGCGGACGAGGCCGCCGATCTGCCGCTGCCGGACGCCGTGGAGACGGTCACCGACACCAGCCCCTCCGCCGTGGACGGCTGCGAACTGCTGATCGTCCTCGGCGGGGACGGCACCCTGCTGCGCGGCGCGGAGTTCTCCCGGGCCTCCGGGGTGCCGATGCTCGGCGTCAACCTCGGACGCGTCGGCTTCCTCGCCGAGGCCGAGCGCGACGACCTCGACAAGGTGGTCTCCCGGGTCGTCACCCGCGACTACGAGGTCGAGGAACGCATGACGATCGACGTCCTCGTGCACAGCAACGGCGACGTCGTCCACAGCGACTGGGCGCTCAACGAGGCGGCCGTGCAGAAGGTGTCGCCCGAGCGGATGCTCGAAGTCGTCCTGGAGATCGACGGCCGTCCCGTCACCGGGTTCGGCTGCGACGGGATCGTCTGCGCGACCCCGACCGGTTCGACCGCGTACGCCTTCTCCGCGGGCGGGCCCGTCGTGTGGCCCGAGGTCGAGGCGCTGCTGATGGTCCCGATCAGCGCCCACGCGCTGTTCGCCAAGCCGCTGGTGACCTCGCCCACCTCCGTGCTCGCCGTGGAGGTCCAGCCGCACACGCCCCACGGGGTGCTGTGGTGCGACGGGCGGCGGACCGTGGAGCTGCCCGCCGGCGCCCGGGTCGAGGTGCGGCGCGGCGCGGTGCCCGTCCGGCTGGCGCGGCTGCACCAGGCCTCGTTCACCGACCGGCTGGTGGCGAAGTTCGCGCTGCCCGTCTCGGGGTGGCGGGGCGCGCCCCACTGACGGTCACCGGGAGCAGGCGCGGCCCCCGTCCTACCCGGGAGAGTGAATCCGGGAGCGGGGGCCGTCGCGCGCCCGGCCCGGGACCTCGTAAGGTCATGTCCGTGTTGGAGGAGATGCGGATACGGTCGCTCGGAGTCATCGACGACGCGGTGGTGGAGCTGTCACCCGGTTTCACCGCGGTCACGGGTGAGACCGGTGCGGGCAAGACCATGGTCGTCACGAGCCTCGGGCTGCTGCTCGGCGGGCGCGCGGACCCCGCCCTCGTACGGGTCGGGGCCAAGGCCGCGGTCGTCGAGGGCCGGATCACCGTGTCCGGGGGCGACGCGGCGGCGCTGCGGGCCGAGGAGGCCGGGGCGGAACTCGACGACGGTGCGCTGCTGATCAGCCGTACCGTGTCGGCCGAAGGACGCTCACGGGCCCACCTCGGCGGCAGATCCGTGCCGGTGGGGGTCCTGACCGAGCTGGCGGACGAACTCGTCGCCGTGCACGGCCAGACCGACCAGCAGGGCCTGCTCAAGCCCGCCCGGCAGCGGGGCGCCCTGGACCGGTACGCCGGGGACGGCGTGGCGGTCCCGCACGCCAAGTACGCGGCCGCCTACCGGCGGCTGCGCGCCGTCGCCGCCGAGCTGGAGGAGCTGACCACCCGGGCCCGGGAGCGGGCCCAGGAGGCGGATCTGCTGCGCTTCGGACTGAACGAGGTCGCCGCCGTCGAGCCGTTGCCGGGGGAGGACGTCGAGCTGGCCGCCGAGGCGGAGCGGCTCGGGCACGCCGAGGCCCTCGCCTCCGCCGCCTCGCTCGCGCACACCGCGCTGGCGGGGAACCCGGAGGACCCGGAGAGCGTCGACGCCACCACCGTGGTCGCCGCCGCCGGACAGGCCCTGGACGGGGTCCGGGCCCACGACCCGGCGCTGGCCGCGCTGGCCGACCGGGTGGGGGAGATCTCCATCCTGCTCGCCGACGTCTCCGGTGAACTGGCGGGGTACGCCGACCAGCTCGACGCCGATCCGCTGCGGCTGGCCGCGGTGGAGGAGCGCCGGGCCGCGCTGACCGCCCTGACCCGCAAGTACGGCGAGGAC is a genomic window of Streptomyces sp. YPW6 containing:
- a CDS encoding tetratricopeptide repeat protein, with translation MSLPKTLAEDVARNLVMVARLIDEDPEEAYGYSRIALRLASRVAAVREAAGFAAYATQRYTEALAEFRAARRMTGSVELWPVMADCERGLGRPERAMAMAGEPEVQKLDKAGKVEMRLVAAGARRDMGQLDAAIVTLQSPELASSSVQPWTARLRYAYADALLEAGREDEAREWFGKALEADKDGSTDASDRLAELDGVEFVDALDDEDADAADEAEPRDEDGPADGSGQA
- a CDS encoding DUF1015 family protein, encoding MNTSGPVDQGLRLFPFRGLRYVPERVGSLAAVTSPPYDVVVRPDGLHHLESADPHNIVRLILPQAGTARDRHRQAADTLDRWLAEGVIAPDPDPVLYVYEQRNDEILQRGLIGALALSPADEGIVLPHEDVMDDVVEDRAELMRTTGAHLEPLLLTYRGDGDRQTGAGAVIDRTVLREPLLATTTEDGFRHRLWAVTDPSDRREIETDLARHQALIADGHHRWATYLRLQRERTAPGPWDYGLVLLVDTARHPLQVRAIHRLLRGLPLSRALKALSGHFRLQRVDGPLPRALDVLAEAAAAGNAFLLAGDGGFHLVDRPDPALLARTVRADRPHAWRTLDATVLHSALLDEVWRIPDAPEHIGYIHDTAAAVEQAERLGATAVLMHPVREEVVRDLARQGVTMPRKSTSFGPKPATGLVMRSLALD
- a CDS encoding HAD-IIA family hydrolase — encoded protein: MSHQQDRVRPSGSATALNEAYDTALLDLDGVVYAGGEAIVHAVDSLAAARAGGMHLAYVTNNALRTPDAVAEHLTELGVPAEPSDVITSAQAVARLVADQLPSGARVLAIGGEGLRVALRERGLEPVESADDDPAAVVQGYGGPDMTWGRFAEASYAVRRGLPWFASNTDLTIPGARGIAPGNGAAVEVVRIATGAEPQVAGKPLPPMHRETVLRTGAQRPIVVGDRLDTDIEGAFNGGVDSLLVLTGVTEAAQLLAAPPEHRPTYVDRDLRGLLTGQPEVTPDMDAYRCGGWTALVRGDALALEGEGDALDGLRALCAAAWAFAGAGVCGLDAGKALASLQL
- a CDS encoding ABC transporter ATP-binding protein, coding for MQRLTAESVTLGYDQRVIAENLSVEIPDHSFTVIVGPNACGKSTLLRALARMLKPSRGQVLLDGQTIHQLPAKKVARTLGLLPQSSTAPDGITVADLVARGRYPHQGLLRQWSPEDERVVDESMESTGVAGLAERHVDELSGGQRQRVWIAMALAQQTPLLLLDEPTTYLDIQHQIDVLDLCAELHETQGRTLVAVLHDLNHAARYATHLIAMRDGVIVAEGAPSEVVDAELVERVFGMRCQVIDDPETGTPLVVPAARKARKVAA
- a CDS encoding SCP2 sterol-binding domain-containing protein → MATMAECRSALRRLSDNLAAAEGDVRSAAALDRSLSCHIKDLDITFTGRLADGRIQVADTVEGPPGEKAEIRLAMTGDDLVALVDGDLNFAKAWASGRVRLEAGFRDLLKLRSLL
- a CDS encoding TlyA family RNA methyltransferase, coding for MAGVARRRLDAELVRRKLARSREHASQLIAAGRVTVGRTTATKPATQVETAAAIVVTQDDGDPDYVSRGGHKLAGALAAFVPLGLAVEGRRALDAGASTGGFTDVLLRAGVRQVVAVDVGYGQLAWSLRSDERVVVKDRTNVRELTLEDIDGEAVDLVVGDLSFIPLGLVLPALARCAAPDADLVLMVKPQFEVGKERLGSGGVVRSPELRAEAVREVARRAGELGLGVRAVTASPLPGPSGNVEYFLWLRAGAPELDPADVDRAVAEGPR
- a CDS encoding NAD kinase yields the protein MTTDTARTVFLLAHTGRPAAIRSAELVVQGLLRNGLGVRVSADEAADLPLPDAVETVTDTSPSAVDGCELLIVLGGDGTLLRGAEFSRASGVPMLGVNLGRVGFLAEAERDDLDKVVSRVVTRDYEVEERMTIDVLVHSNGDVVHSDWALNEAAVQKVSPERMLEVVLEIDGRPVTGFGCDGIVCATPTGSTAYAFSAGGPVVWPEVEALLMVPISAHALFAKPLVTSPTSVLAVEVQPHTPHGVLWCDGRRTVELPAGARVEVRRGAVPVRLARLHQASFTDRLVAKFALPVSGWRGAPH
- the recN gene encoding DNA repair protein RecN, giving the protein MSVLEEMRIRSLGVIDDAVVELSPGFTAVTGETGAGKTMVVTSLGLLLGGRADPALVRVGAKAAVVEGRITVSGGDAAALRAEEAGAELDDGALLISRTVSAEGRSRAHLGGRSVPVGVLTELADELVAVHGQTDQQGLLKPARQRGALDRYAGDGVAVPHAKYAAAYRRLRAVAAELEELTTRARERAQEADLLRFGLNEVAAVEPLPGEDVELAAEAERLGHAEALASAASLAHTALAGNPEDPESVDATTVVAAAGQALDGVRAHDPALAALADRVGEISILLADVSGELAGYADQLDADPLRLAAVEERRAALTALTRKYGEDIASVLAWAQEGAGRLTELEGDDDRIGELTAEHAALRAELSDLGQALTDARTEAAARFAEAVTEELASLAMPHARVSFAIRQTQAADEASGIDIGGRSVVYGPSGADEVELLLAPHPGAQPRPIAKGASGGELSRVMLAVEVVFAGSDPVPTYLFDEVDAGVGGKAAVEVGRRLAKLARSAQVVVVTHLPQVAAFADRQLLVEKTVDGSVTRSGVTVLEGEDRVRELSRMLAGQEDSETARAHAEELLATARADG